From the genome of Nitrosomonas sp., one region includes:
- a CDS encoding peptidylprolyl isomerase, whose translation MFFLQNSLKTMLAASILLASTIAQANPVACFNTNMGRFCMELLERQAPNTVANFINYIDSGEYAQSIFHRSVPGFVIQGGGFKASSLDNDVLISAVTTFDPVVNEFGLSNTRGTVAMAKLGNDPDSATSQWFVNLNDNSGAPSFLDSQNGGFTVFAQIIFDGMTVFDTIAALQIVDSGAPFDNLPAVNYETSQPFKIDNFVLVNAVELHDVTGIVSNSALSFVVETGNNSFYEVRLELIAVQPKIVFELDTTSVTAVPDGATNMATFSAQNRTLLIPSVMINETTTVNNVTLSLTDPANLQFTLVSFE comes from the coding sequence ATGTTCTTCTTACAAAACTCACTGAAAACAATGCTCGCGGCGAGCATATTATTGGCTTCGACCATTGCTCAGGCCAATCCGGTCGCCTGTTTCAATACCAACATGGGCCGTTTTTGTATGGAACTGCTGGAAAGACAGGCTCCCAATACAGTAGCCAATTTTATCAATTACATCGACAGCGGCGAATATGCGCAAAGTATTTTCCATCGCAGCGTACCTGGATTTGTTATTCAGGGCGGCGGTTTTAAAGCAAGCAGCCTCGATAACGATGTGCTCATTTCGGCTGTCACCACATTCGATCCAGTGGTTAATGAATTTGGCCTCTCCAATACCCGCGGCACGGTCGCGATGGCCAAACTTGGCAATGACCCGGACAGCGCCACCAGCCAGTGGTTTGTCAATCTGAACGACAACTCGGGAGCACCGTCATTTTTAGACTCCCAAAATGGCGGCTTTACCGTTTTTGCACAAATAATTTTTGACGGTATGACTGTATTCGACACCATTGCAGCGCTGCAAATAGTTGACAGTGGAGCCCCTTTCGACAATTTGCCTGCGGTCAATTATGAAACGTCCCAACCATTCAAAATTGATAATTTCGTGTTGGTCAATGCTGTAGAGTTACATGACGTAACCGGCATTGTCAGTAATAGTGCATTGAGTTTTGTAGTCGAAACCGGAAATAACAGTTTTTATGAAGTGCGCCTGGAATTGATTGCTGTGCAACCGAAAATTGTATTTGAACTTGATACAACCAGCGTGACAGCAGTACCGGACGGAGCAACAAACATGGCGACATTTTCTGCACAGAACCGTACACTGCTGATTCCATCGGTGATGATCAATGAAACCACCACAGTGAATAACGTAACTTTATCGCTAACCGATCCGGCAAATTTGCAGTTTACGCTGGTGAGCTTCGAATAA
- a CDS encoding GMC oxidoreductase — protein MKRLASPRTRLKERYDAIVIGSGYGGGIAASRLGRLTRSDGSKLDVCLLERGREIQTGEYPDTLLEAGKEFQINFHDKHVGDWTGLFNLYANKDMNVIVGCGLGGTSLINANVSLKADDRVFDDSHWPDEIRQDSERLAACYDRAMTMLGAQPFPDGQGGIPVLSKVEAQKNSAKAVNKPLSFPPINVTFKDRINEAGVHQPACTYCGDCVSGCNYGAKNTTLMNYLPDAWNNGVEIYTQIAVRWLEKDGDDWLVHCQIMEVGREAFDAPNLVLRSKQVYLGAGTLGSTEILLRSKEKGLPLSDLVGERFSSNGDVLGFGFNNDVPINAIGFGNIPVGEIDPVGPCITTMIDNRATPDLEQGMILEEGTLPGALSSILPGLMATAAGLIGKDTDGGLKDEINEHARVLESLARGAYHGAVHNTQVYLIMSHDDSDGRLIMQNNCINVDWPGVGDKPIFNLDSDFMRQVTVANGGTYISNPLWTEELDNNLTTVHPLGGCCMGKDAESGVVDHRGRVYSSISGTAVHHGLYAVDGSVIPRSVGVNPLLTISALAERSMELMAEAEGYGYDFTNPSQPREVEPSTVGVRFTETMRGWWAQQGDYEQAMRSGKEDGNSLDFTLTVSVNDLDALIEQGGQYNGGMVGTVTAPGLSATPLTVTQGVFNLFARDPKRVGQEYMKYRFQMHAEEGGIWFFEGHKIIHDDPGIDIWSDTTQLYITIYDGPDETAPIKGRGMLYIQPLDFARQITTIDAIGIRSMTERLHAIARFGLYFAGDLYHIYGGILVPPQYLDADAPPRKKRSLRVGAPEVHNFNTSDGVPLRLTRYQGGSKGPLLMVHGAGVSSQIFATDTIDTNMLEYLYNNGYDCWLLEMRISIVLPSAKQAWTLDDIACYDYPAAVKTIMDVTGSPDVQALVHCAGSTTFFMAMMNGLQHIRAAVASQIGPDHVVAPIVKAKAGLHLPSLLDAIGFDSATAFADNRSGWLDRLYDKALNLQHFDVEERCASAVCHRISFMYSLLYEHDQLNRLTHDNLHELFGICSMDIFKHLALCAREEHIVNSEGKDVYTPNWSKLNIPITFIHGAENASYLPESTERSFKKLVEVNGPDGYARHVIPGYGHIDCIFGKNAVKDVYPYILSALDQTNPGK, from the coding sequence ATGAAACGCCTTGCTTCTCCCCGCACCCGGTTAAAAGAACGTTATGACGCAATAGTAATTGGTTCAGGTTATGGCGGCGGTATTGCTGCATCCCGTTTGGGAAGATTAACGCGCAGTGACGGCAGTAAACTTGATGTTTGTCTGCTGGAACGGGGCCGGGAGATACAGACTGGCGAGTATCCGGATACATTGCTTGAAGCGGGCAAAGAGTTTCAAATTAATTTTCATGACAAGCATGTTGGTGATTGGACGGGACTGTTCAATTTGTATGCCAATAAAGATATGAATGTGATCGTCGGATGCGGGTTGGGCGGTACATCATTGATCAATGCCAATGTCTCGCTGAAAGCGGATGATCGCGTATTTGACGATTCGCACTGGCCCGATGAAATCCGCCAGGACAGTGAGCGTTTAGCGGCCTGCTATGACCGGGCCATGACTATGCTGGGTGCGCAACCTTTTCCGGATGGACAAGGGGGCATTCCTGTTCTGTCCAAAGTGGAAGCCCAGAAAAATTCTGCCAAGGCGGTTAACAAGCCACTTTCTTTTCCACCGATCAACGTGACTTTCAAGGACAGAATCAATGAGGCCGGCGTTCATCAACCGGCGTGCACCTATTGTGGCGATTGTGTATCGGGCTGTAATTATGGCGCTAAAAATACCACGCTGATGAATTATCTGCCGGATGCATGGAATAACGGTGTTGAAATTTATACGCAGATTGCGGTACGCTGGCTGGAAAAAGATGGCGATGACTGGCTGGTGCATTGCCAGATCATGGAAGTCGGACGGGAGGCATTTGATGCCCCTAATCTGGTATTGCGCAGTAAGCAGGTTTATCTCGGTGCGGGCACATTGGGTAGTACGGAAATATTATTACGCTCCAAGGAAAAAGGGTTGCCGTTATCCGATCTGGTGGGCGAACGTTTTTCATCAAATGGCGATGTGCTGGGGTTTGGTTTTAATAATGATGTTCCGATTAATGCCATTGGGTTCGGCAACATCCCGGTGGGTGAAATTGATCCCGTCGGCCCGTGCATTACCACCATGATTGATAACCGGGCTACGCCTGATTTAGAGCAGGGTATGATTCTGGAAGAAGGCACTCTGCCAGGTGCGCTCAGCAGTATTTTACCGGGGTTGATGGCAACAGCCGCCGGTCTGATCGGAAAGGATACCGACGGCGGATTGAAAGACGAAATCAACGAGCATGCGCGCGTGCTGGAAAGTCTGGCGCGAGGTGCGTACCATGGCGCCGTGCATAATACACAGGTTTATTTGATTATGAGCCATGATGATTCGGACGGGCGCCTGATTATGCAAAATAACTGTATCAACGTTGATTGGCCGGGAGTGGGTGACAAACCGATTTTTAATCTCGACAGCGATTTTATGAGGCAAGTTACGGTAGCCAATGGGGGTACGTATATTTCTAATCCGCTCTGGACGGAGGAACTGGATAACAACTTGACGACCGTTCATCCGCTGGGCGGGTGTTGCATGGGCAAGGATGCCGAATCTGGCGTAGTTGATCACCGTGGCAGGGTATACAGCAGCATATCGGGAACGGCAGTTCACCACGGCCTCTATGCAGTTGACGGCAGTGTGATTCCGCGTTCTGTCGGTGTTAATCCATTGCTGACCATTTCTGCTTTGGCTGAACGCAGTATGGAATTGATGGCCGAAGCTGAAGGCTATGGTTATGATTTCACAAACCCTTCGCAACCGCGTGAAGTGGAGCCCAGCACTGTAGGCGTTCGCTTTACCGAAACAATGCGGGGCTGGTGGGCGCAGCAGGGTGATTATGAACAGGCCATGCGGTCCGGCAAGGAAGACGGCAACAGTCTTGATTTTACGTTGACCGTCAGCGTCAATGATTTGGATGCGTTGATTGAACAGGGCGGTCAATATAACGGTGGTATGGTGGGAACCGTTACTGCACCCGGTTTGTCTGCAACGCCGTTAACTGTTACACAGGGCGTGTTCAATCTGTTTGCACGCGATCCCAAACGGGTTGGCCAGGAGTATATGAAATACCGTTTTCAGATGCATGCGGAAGAGGGGGGGATATGGTTTTTTGAAGGACATAAAATTATTCATGACGATCCCGGTATCGATATCTGGTCTGATACGACACAATTGTATATCACTATATACGATGGGCCGGACGAAACTGCGCCGATCAAAGGCCGCGGCATGCTTTATATTCAACCGCTGGATTTTGCGCGCCAGATTACAACGATCGATGCAATTGGCATCCGGAGTATGACAGAACGGCTGCATGCAATCGCCCGTTTTGGGCTTTATTTTGCCGGAGATCTGTACCACATTTATGGCGGTATCCTGGTGCCACCACAATACCTTGATGCAGATGCGCCGCCACGTAAAAAGCGCAGCCTGCGCGTGGGTGCACCGGAAGTCCATAATTTTAATACCAGCGATGGCGTGCCGTTGCGTTTGACCCGTTATCAGGGGGGTAGTAAAGGCCCGTTGCTGATGGTGCATGGCGCGGGTGTTTCCAGTCAGATTTTTGCTACGGACACTATCGATACCAATATGCTGGAATATCTCTATAACAATGGTTATGACTGCTGGCTGCTGGAGATGCGTATCAGTATTGTGTTGCCCAGTGCGAAACAGGCCTGGACGCTTGATGATATCGCCTGTTACGATTATCCGGCGGCAGTAAAAACAATCATGGATGTTACCGGCAGCCCGGATGTGCAGGCATTAGTTCACTGCGCCGGCTCGACTACTTTTTTCATGGCCATGATGAATGGATTGCAGCATATACGGGCCGCAGTGGCATCACAGATCGGGCCGGATCATGTTGTTGCGCCGATTGTTAAAGCAAAGGCCGGCCTGCATTTGCCATCACTGCTGGATGCCATCGGATTCGATTCGGCGACTGCATTTGCAGACAATAGGAGTGGCTGGCTTGATAGGCTCTATGACAAAGCGTTAAATTTACAGCATTTTGATGTTGAAGAACGGTGTGCAAGCGCCGTCTGTCACCGCATAAGCTTCATGTATTCCCTGCTTTATGAACATGACCAGCTGAACCGTTTGACACACGACAACCTGCATGAATTATTCGGGATTTGCAGTATGGATATTTTCAAGCATCTGGCGCTTTGCGCGCGTGAGGAGCATATTGTGAATTCAGAGGGTAAGGATGTGTATACGCCGAACTGGAGCAAGCTGAATATACCCATTACGTTTATTCATGGTGCAGAAAATGCGAGCTATCTCCCCGAATCAACCGAGCGTAGTTTCAAAAAACTGGTTGAAGTGAACGGTCCCGACGGCTACGCACGTCATGTTATTCCCGGCTATGGCCATATTGATTGTATTTTTGGTAAGAATGCTGTGAAAGATGTTTATCCTTATATTCTTTCGGCATTGGATCAGACCAATCCAGGCAAGTAA
- a CDS encoding exosortase system-associated protein, TIGR04073 family has translation MGASAKSIWLLCMFFLLSSHAYAAENITTDTYFTRAGMKIVSGVTNVATGWMELPKNINLWSQRESRELVALTEGILRGIVHTASRTGSGVLDVATFWLPTFPTPTPLFIWEDFSQESKYYAFRTGA, from the coding sequence ATGGGAGCAAGCGCCAAATCTATCTGGTTACTGTGCATGTTTTTTTTATTGTCATCGCATGCATATGCAGCTGAAAATATAACAACTGATACTTATTTTACCCGGGCAGGTATGAAAATTGTAAGTGGCGTGACGAATGTTGCTACCGGTTGGATGGAGTTGCCAAAAAATATTAATCTATGGTCTCAAAGGGAATCCAGAGAGTTGGTCGCCTTGACCGAAGGTATACTCAGAGGAATTGTTCATACAGCAAGCCGTACCGGAAGCGGTGTGTTGGATGTCGCCACATTTTGGCTTCCAACTTTTCCTACGCCAACGCCTCTATTTATATGGGAGGACTTTTCCCAGGAATCCAAATATTATGCATTCCGTACAGGCGCATGA
- the ppa gene encoding inorganic diphosphatase, translating into MNLDRVSSGTDIPNDFNVIIEIPMHADPIKYEVDKKTGAMFVDRFMSTAMHYPCNYGYIPHTLSEDGDPVDVLVISPFPLITGVVVRCRPLGMLRMTDEAGEDAKLLAVPINKLCNLYQNIASYEDLPQITLHQIAHFFEHYKDLEEGKWVKIEGWESANKAKSEIINGIERFNAAKDKPMF; encoded by the coding sequence ATGAATTTAGATCGCGTCAGCTCGGGTACGGATATTCCCAATGATTTTAACGTCATTATCGAAATACCGATGCATGCAGATCCCATTAAATACGAAGTGGATAAAAAAACCGGCGCCATGTTCGTCGATCGATTCATGTCTACTGCCATGCATTACCCCTGTAATTATGGTTATATCCCGCATACATTATCAGAAGACGGCGACCCGGTTGATGTACTGGTCATCTCACCGTTTCCACTGATAACGGGTGTTGTCGTACGTTGTCGTCCTCTCGGCATGCTCAGAATGACCGACGAAGCCGGTGAAGATGCAAAACTACTGGCGGTGCCCATTAATAAACTTTGCAATCTGTATCAAAACATTGCGTCTTACGAAGACCTGCCACAGATCACCTTGCACCAGATCGCACATTTTTTTGAGCATTATAAAGATCTGGAAGAAGGAAAATGGGTCAAGATTGAAGGCTGGGAAAGCGCAAACAAGGCCAAATCTGAAATTATCAACGGAATAGAGCGATTTAATGCGGCCAAGGACAAACCCATGTTTTAG
- a CDS encoding carbonic anhydrase family protein yields the protein MNSKILRILPALFFLFYVTNTTSAPPHWDYDDPAAWWAIVDPAHTVPLSYPYAECGVGQHQSPVDLAAAKLSSRPLNQLAVIYGTDTVTFYNSGHAVQVNTSNDYSGALKVGEETLPLIQFHFHEPSEHVVGDRHFPAEAHFVHINEDGRIAVVAVAIELGEENTDFQIVLDNTPVVGRESNADTGIQIDPAKFLPKQDHNNLEYYTLAGSLTTPPCREGVQWYLLADPITISEAQLEQFKGFYTNNVRFVQDLNGRSILFNK from the coding sequence ATGAATTCAAAAATTTTGAGAATTTTACCTGCGCTGTTTTTCCTGTTTTATGTGACTAACACTACTTCAGCTCCGCCACACTGGGATTATGACGATCCAGCTGCTTGGTGGGCAATTGTAGACCCAGCACACACAGTACCGTTATCCTATCCCTATGCAGAATGCGGTGTAGGCCAACATCAATCACCAGTTGATCTGGCTGCGGCAAAACTTAGTTCCAGACCACTCAATCAATTGGCGGTTATATACGGCACCGACACGGTAACTTTCTACAATAGTGGACACGCCGTACAGGTTAATACGTCAAACGATTATTCCGGCGCACTGAAAGTTGGAGAAGAGACATTACCGTTAATTCAATTCCATTTTCATGAGCCCAGTGAGCATGTCGTCGGTGATCGTCACTTTCCTGCCGAGGCACATTTTGTACACATTAATGAAGATGGGAGAATTGCGGTTGTCGCAGTTGCAATAGAGCTCGGAGAAGAAAATACGGATTTTCAAATCGTTCTGGATAATACACCCGTTGTGGGAAGAGAAAGCAATGCAGATACAGGTATTCAAATCGACCCAGCCAAATTTCTCCCAAAACAAGATCATAACAATCTGGAATATTATACGCTAGCGGGATCTTTAACGACTCCACCTTGCAGAGAAGGTGTACAGTGGTATCTTCTGGCTGATCCGATAACGATTTCAGAGGCACAACTTGAACAATTTAAAGGTTTCTACACAAATAACGTACGCTTCGTGCAGGATTTAAACGGGCGTTCTATATTGTTTAACAAATAA
- a CDS encoding heme-binding protein, producing the protein MNIKKNQLIALLFFCLFPGASFSKDQPAQNVLTTELSAKAAMAAMKQCESDGFKVSVAIVDNAGLLKVQLKADGAGPHTLDSSRRKAYTANSLRGPTQKFAELIISSPDLHSLARMNESILLLGGGFPIKMGGEIVGGIGVGGAPGIKFDEVCAREALKVLQADDLFE; encoded by the coding sequence ATGAATATCAAAAAAAATCAACTGATCGCGTTATTGTTTTTCTGTCTGTTTCCAGGTGCGTCCTTTTCCAAGGATCAGCCTGCGCAGAATGTTTTGACGACGGAACTGTCGGCCAAGGCGGCAATGGCGGCGATGAAGCAATGTGAAAGCGATGGGTTCAAAGTCAGTGTGGCCATTGTCGACAATGCCGGTTTGCTCAAAGTGCAGTTGAAAGCCGATGGCGCCGGGCCGCATACGCTGGACAGCAGCCGCCGCAAAGCGTATACCGCAAACAGTTTGCGCGGGCCCACACAGAAATTTGCTGAATTGATTATCAGTAGTCCAGACTTGCACAGTCTTGCCCGTATGAATGAAAGTATCCTGTTACTTGGCGGTGGTTTTCCAATCAAAATGGGGGGTGAAATTGTCGGCGGCATCGGTGTGGGCGGTGCGCCCGGAATCAAATTTGACGAGGTTTGTGCACGTGAAGCCTTGAAGGTTTTACAGGCCGATGATCTGTTTGAATAA
- a CDS encoding DUF3025 domain-containing protein codes for MKPTDWNPFFDRLSPVFEPLKPLTEVISSVKNWPTCQDLENLKQQTGNDLVTHSGIPVRFVPQVNSGSDDFARQYESGIYQTGIVPTRPGNWHDFFNALVWMTFPLAKVALNRMHYHALTHAGQHKTQGRGAVRDAATLFDESGVIVLSSQARLIELLRQHEWKEVFWRQRKTVLTSMRFVVFGHAMYEKALNPYIGMTGKSVFFQVKEAFLQQPLTAQLRAVDQRLADFLLYRLSTTDDLSPVPVLGYPGWFDANGFSEFYDNQEYFRPRTKINRGR; via the coding sequence ATGAAGCCAACGGACTGGAATCCTTTTTTTGATCGTCTTTCCCCTGTTTTTGAGCCTCTCAAGCCGCTGACAGAGGTCATTAGCAGTGTTAAAAACTGGCCGACTTGCCAGGACCTCGAGAACCTTAAACAACAGACAGGTAACGATTTGGTTACGCATTCCGGAATTCCGGTTCGATTTGTGCCTCAGGTGAATAGCGGGAGTGATGATTTTGCGCGGCAGTACGAATCCGGAATCTACCAAACCGGTATCGTGCCCACAAGGCCCGGGAACTGGCATGATTTCTTTAACGCGCTGGTATGGATGACATTTCCACTGGCCAAGGTGGCGCTTAATCGCATGCATTATCACGCTTTGACCCATGCAGGCCAGCACAAAACCCAAGGCCGGGGGGCGGTAAGAGATGCCGCTACGCTTTTTGACGAATCGGGTGTGATTGTGCTGAGCAGTCAAGCGCGGTTAATCGAACTGTTACGACAACATGAATGGAAAGAAGTATTCTGGCGGCAGCGGAAAACCGTTCTGACATCAATGCGCTTTGTTGTTTTTGGGCACGCGATGTATGAAAAAGCGCTCAACCCCTATATCGGTATGACGGGCAAGAGCGTTTTTTTTCAGGTGAAAGAGGCGTTTTTGCAACAACCGCTAACGGCACAGTTGCGCGCGGTTGACCAAAGGCTTGCGGATTTTCTGCTGTACAGGCTGTCAACTACTGACGATCTTTCGCCGGTTCCTGTTTTGGGGTATCCGGGATGGTTTGATGCCAATGGTTTTAGCGAATTTTATGATAATCAGGAATATTTTCGTCCCCGGACTAAAATAAATCGGGGACGATGA
- a CDS encoding zinc-ribbon domain-containing protein, whose amino-acid sequence MLCPKCGTENTEQADFCTHCAEPLKIKDVQTSQLMGDAADARQDGIATQQGGESGDETANTAASSSHNNESGASMREAAATQHRPRITNIDFQSDKAKEKPVVSIGMYIVVILLSIPVPPIGIAMGYTYLRKAHPDAKNAGKIWLIWGAITLVTLVLLAII is encoded by the coding sequence ATGCTATGTCCTAAATGTGGAACAGAGAATACTGAACAAGCGGACTTTTGTACGCATTGCGCAGAGCCGCTAAAAATTAAGGATGTACAAACGTCACAGCTTATGGGTGATGCAGCAGATGCGCGACAGGACGGGATTGCCACACAGCAGGGTGGGGAGTCCGGGGATGAAACGGCTAATACGGCGGCGTCTTCTTCGCACAATAATGAATCCGGTGCATCGATGAGAGAGGCGGCAGCAACTCAACATCGACCTCGTATTACAAATATCGATTTTCAATCCGACAAAGCAAAGGAAAAGCCGGTCGTTTCCATTGGAATGTATATTGTTGTTATTTTACTGTCAATTCCTGTTCCGCCTATCGGTATTGCCATGGGGTATACCTATTTGCGCAAGGCGCATCCGGACGCTAAAAATGCAGGCAAAATTTGGTTAATATGGGGAGCAATAACACTTGTAACTTTGGTGCTTTTGGCCATTATTTGA
- a CDS encoding MFS transporter: MSESSKTPLATDDSVAIIEAGAGSEIVDCGVIPDSETIHEWPVLLVLAAVQFVHILDFMMIMPLGPEFFRLFDITPQQFGLLVTVYTFSAAICSFLVAFVVDRFDRKHVMICFCAGFSLATLLCALSVNYQMLLFSRAIAGMFGGLISATVFSIIADLIPMSRRGKATGTVMSAFPFAAVAGMPAGLFLANLIDWRVPFVVLTFMGVIIVLAAYRLLPSVKPHVHPLHQADSMGLSNQFKKIFLNKNHIFAFLLIAMLMFSGYLVIPFISVYMVTNAGMHEQELPYLYFFGGLFTFFTANLFGRFADRYSKKLMFGVLALLSLVPILWITHISEAPLFLLLSATTLFMILVTGRIIPLMALIAACVRPHLRGSFMTFHMSIQQLSAGLGSLLAGSMMVMSVQGKIMNFDTVGMIAAVITLLGIFLVTQLKTIDELEE, from the coding sequence ATGTCTGAATCCAGTAAAACACCTTTAGCTACAGATGATTCTGTTGCAATAATCGAAGCAGGAGCAGGCTCTGAAATCGTCGACTGCGGCGTAATACCCGATTCCGAAACGATACATGAATGGCCTGTCTTGCTGGTGCTTGCCGCCGTACAATTTGTGCATATTCTGGACTTCATGATGATCATGCCGCTGGGGCCCGAATTTTTCAGGCTTTTTGATATTACGCCGCAACAGTTTGGTTTGCTGGTGACAGTCTATACATTCAGTGCCGCAATCTGTAGTTTTCTGGTGGCGTTTGTCGTTGACCGCTTTGACCGCAAGCATGTGATGATTTGCTTTTGCGCAGGATTTTCACTGGCGACACTGTTATGCGCTTTGTCGGTCAACTATCAAATGCTGCTGTTCAGCCGAGCGATTGCAGGCATGTTTGGCGGCCTGATAAGCGCAACTGTATTTTCGATTATCGCCGATCTGATTCCCATGTCACGCCGCGGCAAGGCGACTGGAACAGTGATGTCCGCTTTTCCATTTGCGGCGGTTGCCGGTATGCCGGCGGGGTTGTTTCTTGCTAACCTGATCGACTGGCGTGTTCCATTTGTCGTACTGACTTTTATGGGCGTGATTATTGTACTGGCCGCTTATCGTTTACTGCCTTCAGTAAAGCCGCATGTGCATCCGTTGCATCAAGCGGATTCGATGGGCTTGTCGAATCAGTTTAAAAAGATTTTTCTGAACAAGAATCATATCTTTGCTTTTTTGCTGATCGCCATGCTGATGTTTTCAGGCTATCTGGTTATTCCGTTTATCAGTGTTTATATGGTGACCAATGCGGGCATGCATGAGCAAGAGTTGCCTTATCTTTATTTCTTTGGTGGTTTATTCACTTTTTTCACCGCGAATCTTTTCGGCCGTTTTGCTGACCGTTACAGCAAAAAGCTGATGTTCGGCGTTCTGGCGCTATTGTCGCTCGTGCCGATTTTGTGGATAACCCATATTTCCGAAGCGCCCTTGTTTTTGCTGCTGTCGGCGACAACTTTATTCATGATACTGGTCACAGGGCGTATCATTCCACTGATGGCGCTGATTGCCGCATGTGTGAGGCCGCATTTGCGTGGCAGTTTTATGACATTCCATATGTCGATACAACAGCTCTCCGCAGGACTGGGTTCGCTGCTGGCCGGTTCCATGATGGTTATGTCCGTGCAAGGTAAAATCATGAATTTCGATACGGTTGGCATGATAGCGGCCGTGATAACACTGTTGGGTATTTTTCTGGTTACGCAGTTAAAGACGATAGATGAACTCGAGGAATAG
- a CDS encoding hemerythrin domain-containing protein, with amino-acid sequence MHTIQRQLHTDHYHLQRLLNCLSHEIDCYDFDSKRVPDLDIILSALDYVRTYPDKWHHPSEDVIFNRLLNKEVKESKLIKQLQDEHEKIVLETKEINELFNSVADDCIVSAVELLSSARKYIALQKKHLNKENEFVYPLMDTEFSEQDWREIEKEVKIQSDPLFNNRSKKEYDQLYRYIIDLEKEKCQNI; translated from the coding sequence ATGCATACAATACAACGCCAGCTTCATACTGATCATTATCATTTGCAACGATTGCTCAATTGCCTCAGTCACGAAATCGATTGCTATGATTTCGACAGTAAACGGGTGCCCGACTTGGATATTATCCTCAGTGCATTAGATTATGTCCGTACTTATCCAGACAAGTGGCACCATCCTTCAGAAGACGTCATCTTCAACAGGCTCCTGAACAAGGAAGTAAAAGAAAGCAAGTTGATCAAACAACTTCAGGATGAGCATGAAAAAATTGTTCTGGAAACGAAAGAAATAAATGAACTATTCAACAGCGTGGCGGATGACTGCATTGTTTCGGCGGTTGAATTACTCTCCAGCGCCAGAAAATACATAGCGCTGCAAAAAAAACACCTCAATAAAGAAAATGAATTTGTCTATCCGCTCATGGATACTGAATTTTCGGAACAAGACTGGCGTGAAATAGAGAAAGAAGTCAAAATACAAAGCGATCCACTATTCAATAATCGCTCCAAAAAAGAATATGATCAATTGTATCGATACATTATTGATCTGGAAAAGGAAAAATGCCAGAATATTTAA
- a CDS encoding EI24 domain-containing protein: MSHILSATANAIRDLLRFNIVWIMMWPVMLASALWIFIGWFFWDTFSEVVFLGFDELGIKEWLASQAPGWLAYSIQWLIHIIFFIPLVIITTLLITAIFSMPALINHVAKKHYPMLKRESGGTVTGSLVNAFYAVFMYILIWIITLPLWAFGAAGLIVPFIAAAFLNQQLFRYDALSEHANHGEIKQLLSSNRFSLWNLGLLTGFLQYIPVVNFFAPVLTALAFIHYELARLEKTRAQTVRKIADDGGSD; this comes from the coding sequence ATGTCACACATTTTAAGCGCCACAGCAAATGCAATCCGTGATTTGCTTCGATTTAATATTGTCTGGATCATGATGTGGCCGGTAATGCTGGCAAGCGCATTATGGATTTTTATCGGCTGGTTTTTCTGGGACACATTCTCGGAAGTAGTTTTTCTAGGCTTCGATGAACTGGGAATTAAGGAATGGCTGGCAAGCCAGGCCCCAGGTTGGCTCGCCTACAGTATTCAATGGCTGATCCACATTATTTTCTTCATACCGCTGGTTATCATCACTACATTATTGATCACCGCCATTTTCTCGATGCCCGCATTAATCAATCATGTAGCAAAAAAGCATTACCCCATGCTCAAACGCGAAAGCGGCGGCACCGTAACAGGCAGTCTTGTCAACGCGTTCTATGCCGTGTTCATGTACATTTTGATCTGGATCATTACCCTGCCATTATGGGCATTTGGTGCAGCAGGCCTTATTGTTCCATTTATTGCCGCAGCATTCCTGAATCAGCAGCTGTTTCGCTACGATGCGCTTTCCGAACACGCCAATCATGGTGAAATCAAGCAGCTGCTATCTTCCAACCGGTTTTCGTTATGGAATCTGGGTTTGCTGACAGGTTTTCTGCAATATATTCCGGTCGTCAATTTTTTCGCGCCGGTACTCACCGCCCTGGCTTTTATCCATTATGAGCTGGCGCGGCTGGAAAAAACCCGCGCGCAAACGGTTAGGAAAATCGCAGATGATGGTGGCAGCGATTAG